The Klebsiella sp. RHBSTW-00484 genome includes a window with the following:
- the gss gene encoding bifunctional glutathionylspermidine amidase/synthase, whose protein sequence is MSKGSTNSDAPFGTLLGYAPGGVAIYSSNYSSLNPQDYPDDATFRSYIGNEYMGHKWQCVEFARRFLFLTYGFVFTDVGMAYEIFSLRFLREVVNDNILPLQAFANGSRRPPIAGSLLIWQKGGEFKHTGHVAVITQLVGNKVRIAEQNVIHAPLPQGQQWTRELTLEVKNGIYTIKDTFADTEILGWMIQTADTEHSLPQPVLPGDAMAIKGARLPNKGQFRGNWLNEKDSLQKAYVEANGHVINKDPYQYFTISESAEQELIKATNELHLMYLHATDKVMKDDSLLALFDIPKILWPRLRLSWQRRRHHMITGRMDFCMDERGLKVYEYNADSASCHTEGGLILEQWLKQGYYGTGHNPAENLLDELAGAWKHSRARPFVHIMQDKDLEENYHAQFIQRSLTQAGFDSKILYGLDELHWDAAGQLIDADGRLVNCVWKTWAWETAIEQVREVSADEYAAVPIRTGHPNNEVRLIDVLLRPEVLVFEPLWTVIPGNKAILPVLWSLFPNHRYLLDTDFVVNEQLAETGYAVKPISGRCGNNIDLIGPQDEVLDKTSGQFFDRKNIYQQLWCLPKVDGKYIQVCTFTVGGNYGGTCLRGDDSLVVKKESDIEPLIVLKDKDNR, encoded by the coding sequence ATGAGTAAAGGTTCGACAAACAGTGACGCCCCGTTTGGTACACTTTTAGGCTACGCGCCGGGCGGCGTAGCGATTTATTCTTCGAATTACAGTAGCTTAAATCCGCAAGATTATCCGGATGACGCCACGTTCCGCAGCTATATCGGTAATGAGTATATGGGGCACAAATGGCAGTGCGTAGAATTCGCACGCCGCTTTCTGTTCCTCACCTACGGCTTTGTGTTTACCGACGTCGGCATGGCCTACGAAATCTTCTCTCTGCGTTTTCTGCGCGAAGTGGTCAATGACAATATTCTACCGCTGCAGGCTTTCGCTAACGGCTCCCGCCGTCCGCCGATTGCCGGTTCTCTACTGATTTGGCAGAAGGGCGGCGAGTTTAAACACACCGGACACGTGGCGGTGATTACTCAACTGGTCGGGAATAAAGTGCGGATCGCCGAGCAGAACGTGATTCACGCGCCGCTGCCGCAGGGCCAGCAGTGGACCCGTGAGCTGACGCTGGAAGTGAAAAACGGCATCTACACGATTAAAGACACCTTTGCCGATACCGAAATCCTTGGCTGGATGATCCAAACCGCTGATACCGAGCACAGCCTGCCGCAGCCGGTTCTGCCGGGTGACGCGATGGCTATCAAAGGCGCGCGGTTGCCGAATAAAGGCCAGTTCCGCGGTAACTGGCTCAACGAGAAAGATTCGCTGCAAAAAGCCTACGTTGAAGCCAACGGCCACGTTATCAATAAAGACCCTTACCAGTATTTCACCATTAGCGAAAGCGCCGAGCAGGAGCTTATCAAGGCGACCAACGAGCTGCATTTGATGTACCTGCACGCCACCGATAAGGTGATGAAGGATGACAGCCTGCTGGCGCTGTTCGATATTCCGAAAATCCTTTGGCCGCGCCTGCGCCTCTCGTGGCAACGCCGTCGGCATCATATGATTACCGGTCGTATGGATTTCTGTATGGATGAGCGCGGGCTGAAGGTTTATGAGTACAACGCCGACTCCGCATCTTGCCATACCGAAGGTGGCCTGATCCTCGAACAGTGGCTGAAACAGGGCTACTACGGAACCGGACACAACCCGGCGGAAAACCTGCTGGATGAGCTGGCCGGGGCGTGGAAGCACAGCCGGGCGCGCCCTTTCGTGCATATCATGCAGGACAAGGATCTGGAGGAGAACTATCACGCGCAGTTTATCCAGCGTTCGCTGACGCAGGCCGGTTTCGACAGCAAAATCCTGTACGGCCTTGATGAGCTGCACTGGGATGCCGCCGGGCAGCTTATTGACGCCGACGGTCGGCTGGTCAACTGCGTCTGGAAAACCTGGGCATGGGAAACCGCCATTGAGCAGGTGCGTGAAGTCAGCGCCGACGAGTATGCCGCCGTGCCGATTCGCACCGGGCATCCCAACAATGAGGTGCGCCTGATTGACGTTCTGCTGCGTCCTGAAGTCTTAGTGTTTGAACCGCTGTGGACGGTCATCCCCGGCAACAAGGCGATTCTGCCGGTGCTGTGGTCGCTGTTCCCGAACCATCGTTACCTGCTGGATACCGATTTTGTGGTCAATGAGCAGCTAGCGGAAACTGGCTATGCGGTTAAACCAATCTCAGGCCGCTGTGGTAACAACATTGACTTGATTGGCCCGCAGGACGAAGTGCTGGATAAAACCAGTGGCCAGTTTTTCGACCGCAAGAATATTTATCAGCAGCTGTGGTGCCTGCCGAAGGTGGATGGAAAATACATCCAGGTTTGCACCTTTACCGTTGGCGGTAACTATGGCGGCACCTGCCTGCGCGGCGATGATTCGCTGGTGGTGAAAAAAGAGAGCGATATTGAGCCGTTAATCGTGCTAAAAGACAAAGATAACCGTTAA
- the yghU gene encoding glutathione-dependent disulfide-bond oxidoreductase, translating into MSENNYQPPKVWEWKQNNGGAFANINRPVSGATHDQELPVGEHPLQLYSLGTPNGQKVTIMLEELLALGVSGAEYDAWLIRIGEGDQFSSGFVEVNPNSKIPALSDHSTTPPTRVFESGSILLYLAEKFGFFLPKDPAGRTETLNWLFWLQGAAPFLGGGFGHFFNYAPVKIEYAIDRFTMEAKRQLDVLDKQLARGRFVAGEEYTIADMAIWPWYGNVVLGNVYNAAEFLDAGSYKNVLRWAQEVGDRPAVQRGRMVNRTFGPLNEQLHERHAASDFETQTEDKRQA; encoded by the coding sequence ATGTCAGAGAATAACTACCAACCACCAAAAGTGTGGGAATGGAAGCAAAACAACGGCGGCGCATTCGCCAATATCAACCGTCCCGTCTCCGGCGCAACCCATGACCAGGAGCTGCCGGTGGGTGAACACCCTCTTCAGCTCTATTCGCTGGGGACGCCCAACGGTCAAAAGGTGACCATTATGCTGGAAGAGCTGCTGGCGCTGGGCGTCAGCGGCGCGGAGTATGACGCCTGGCTGATTCGCATCGGCGAGGGCGATCAGTTCTCTAGCGGCTTTGTCGAGGTTAACCCGAACTCGAAAATCCCCGCGCTCAGCGACCACTCCACCACGCCGCCAACGCGCGTTTTTGAATCCGGCAGCATCCTGCTCTATCTAGCGGAGAAGTTCGGTTTCTTCCTGCCAAAAGATCCGGCAGGCCGCACCGAAACCCTTAACTGGCTGTTCTGGCTGCAGGGTGCGGCTCCGTTCCTCGGTGGCGGATTTGGCCACTTTTTCAACTATGCCCCGGTGAAAATCGAATACGCGATCGATCGCTTTACGATGGAAGCCAAGCGCCAGCTTGACGTGCTGGATAAGCAGCTTGCCCGCGGTCGTTTTGTGGCAGGAGAAGAGTACACCATTGCCGATATGGCTATCTGGCCGTGGTACGGCAACGTGGTGTTGGGGAATGTTTACAACGCCGCCGAATTTCTTGATGCAGGCAGCTATAAAAACGTGCTGCGCTGGGCGCAGGAGGTCGGAGACCGTCCGGCCGTTCAGCGTGGACGCATGGTTAACCGCACCTTCGGCCCGCTCAATGAGCAGCTCCACGAGCGCCATGCCGCCAGCGATTTCGAGACGCAAACCGAAGATAAGCGCCAGGCCTAA
- the yghX gene encoding YghX family hydrolase produces the protein MTRLTAKDFPQQLLEYYDYYAHGKISKREFLQMAGKYAVGGMTALALFNLLKPDYALAEQVAFTDPDIRPEYIHYPSPDGHGEVRAYLVTPTKITNKVPAVVVVHENRGLNPYIEDVARRVAKAGYIALAPDGLSSVGGYPGNDDEGRALQQKVDPVKLMNDFFAAVAFMEKHPQVTGKVGMTGFCYGGGVSNATAVAIPELACAVPFYGRQPPLNEVDKIKAPLLLHYAGLDSGINEGWPAYEKALKEHNKVYEAYIYQGVNHGFHNDSTPRYDRTAAELAWQRTLAWFEKYLR, from the coding sequence ATGACGCGACTGACGGCCAAAGATTTCCCACAGCAGTTGCTGGAGTACTATGACTACTATGCTCACGGCAAAATCAGCAAACGCGAGTTTCTGCAGATGGCGGGAAAATATGCCGTCGGCGGGATGACCGCGTTAGCGTTGTTTAATCTGCTGAAGCCTGACTATGCTCTGGCGGAGCAGGTGGCGTTTACCGACCCGGATATCCGTCCAGAATATATTCACTATCCCTCTCCTGATGGCCACGGCGAAGTGCGGGCGTACCTGGTGACGCCGACGAAAATCACTAACAAAGTGCCTGCCGTGGTGGTGGTGCATGAGAACCGTGGTCTGAATCCCTACATTGAGGACGTTGCCCGGCGGGTGGCGAAAGCGGGCTATATCGCGCTGGCGCCGGATGGCCTGAGCTCCGTTGGCGGTTATCCCGGCAATGATGATGAAGGCCGTGCGCTGCAGCAGAAAGTTGACCCCGTGAAGCTGATGAATGATTTTTTCGCAGCTGTAGCGTTTATGGAGAAGCATCCGCAGGTAACGGGAAAGGTCGGCATGACCGGTTTTTGCTACGGCGGTGGCGTGAGTAATGCGACAGCGGTGGCGATCCCTGAGCTGGCCTGCGCGGTACCTTTTTACGGTCGCCAGCCGCCGCTGAACGAAGTCGACAAAATTAAGGCTCCGCTGCTGCTGCACTATGCCGGACTGGATAGTGGCATCAATGAAGGCTGGCCCGCCTATGAAAAAGCGCTAAAGGAACACAATAAGGTCTATGAGGCTTATATTTATCAGGGAGTTAACCACGGTTTTCATAATGACTCCACGCCGCGCTACGATCGGACTGCCGCCGAGCTGGCATGGCAGCGCACGCTGGCATGGTTCGAGAAGTATCTGCGCTAG
- a CDS encoding TIGR00645 family protein produces the protein MERFLENAMYASRWLLAPVYFGLSLGLIALTIKFFQEIFHILPHIFSVSESDMILTLLSLVDMTLVGGLLVMVMFSGYENFVSQLDINEGKEKLSWLGKMDATSLKNKVAASIVAISSIHLLRVFMDAKNVPDNKLMWYVIIHLTFVLSAFVMGYLDRLTKVKH, from the coding sequence ATGGAACGCTTTCTGGAAAACGCTATGTATGCCTCGCGCTGGCTGCTGGCACCGGTTTATTTTGGCCTATCGCTTGGGCTGATTGCGCTGACGATCAAATTTTTTCAGGAGATCTTCCACATACTGCCGCATATTTTCAGCGTCAGTGAGTCGGATATGATTCTGACCCTGCTGTCGCTGGTGGATATGACTCTGGTGGGCGGTCTGCTGGTGATGGTAATGTTCTCCGGCTATGAAAATTTTGTCTCGCAGCTGGATATCAACGAGGGTAAGGAGAAACTCAGTTGGTTGGGCAAAATGGATGCCACCTCGCTAAAAAACAAAGTTGCCGCCTCTATTGTGGCGATCTCTTCCATTCACCTGCTGCGGGTGTTTATGGATGCGAAAAATGTCCCCGATAATAAGCTAATGTGGTACGTCATTATCCACCTGACGTTCGTGCTGTCGGCCTTTGTAATGGGTTATCTCGATCGCCTGACGAAAGTTAAACACTGA
- a CDS encoding DsbA family protein yields MSTPSHLTAQPLVWGHGPRTFEVFLEPTCPYSVRAFNKLDDLLDEVGADNVTIKIRLQSQPWHLFSGVIVRCILAASTLPHGREQAHKVLKAVADHREEFEFTDHCSGPNMNVTPQQIIERIERYSHVSLAAAFAHPELQNEIKWHSKYARQNGIHVSPTFMVNGLVQADLGSGDDISVWAARILA; encoded by the coding sequence ATGAGCACACCTTCGCATCTGACTGCCCAACCGCTGGTCTGGGGGCATGGCCCACGCACCTTTGAGGTATTCCTCGAACCCACCTGCCCTTACTCGGTGCGCGCCTTCAATAAACTTGATGACCTGCTGGATGAAGTTGGCGCGGATAACGTCACCATCAAAATTCGTCTTCAGTCTCAGCCGTGGCATCTGTTCTCCGGCGTCATCGTGCGCTGCATTCTCGCCGCATCCACTCTGCCGCACGGTCGCGAGCAGGCGCACAAGGTGCTGAAAGCCGTCGCTGACCACCGCGAGGAGTTCGAGTTTACCGACCACTGTAGCGGGCCAAACATGAACGTCACGCCGCAGCAGATTATTGAGCGAATCGAACGCTATAGCCACGTCTCGCTGGCTGCGGCATTTGCCCATCCGGAACTGCAAAACGAGATCAAATGGCATAGCAAATACGCCCGCCAGAACGGCATCCACGTGTCGCCGACCTTTATGGTTAACGGCCTGGTGCAGGCGGATCTCGGCAGCGGCGATGATATCAGCGTGTGGGCCGCGCGAATTCTGGCTTAG
- a CDS encoding DUF2623 domain-containing protein, protein MENHFGKGLMAGLQAPHADTATHAANFCSDYKRGFVLGYSHRMFEKTGDRQLSAWEAGILTRRYGLDRDMVMDFFKEGSSCTSMRYFMAGYRLES, encoded by the coding sequence ATGGAAAACCATTTTGGTAAAGGCCTAATGGCGGGGCTACAGGCGCCACATGCTGACACCGCCACGCATGCGGCAAATTTTTGCTCCGACTATAAACGTGGGTTCGTGCTCGGCTATTCACACCGCATGTTTGAAAAAACCGGCGACCGCCAGCTTAGCGCCTGGGAAGCGGGGATCCTCACCCGTCGCTATGGCCTGGACAGGGACATGGTGATGGACTTCTTCAAAGAGGGAAGTTCGTGCACGTCAATGCGCTATTTTATGGCGGGCTATCGGCTGGAAAGCTAA
- the exbB gene encoding tol-pal system-associated acyl-CoA thioesterase — MGNNLMQADLSVWGMYHHADIVVKVVMIGLILASVVTWAIFFGKGAEILASKRRLKREQQQVAEARSLDQASDIASTFHAKSLTSQLLNEAQNELELSAGVEDNEGIKERTGFRLERRVAQVGRYMGRGNGYLATIGAISPFVGLFGTVWGIMNSFIGIAQTQTTNLAVVAPGIAEALLATAIGLFAAIPAVVIYNIFARMIASYKASLGDVAAQVLLLQSRDLDLSASGVKSVRTAQKLRVG; from the coding sequence GTGGGTAATAATTTGATGCAGGCGGATCTCTCCGTTTGGGGTATGTATCATCATGCCGATATTGTCGTTAAGGTAGTGATGATTGGCCTGATTCTGGCGTCGGTCGTCACATGGGCTATCTTTTTCGGCAAAGGCGCAGAGATCCTGGCGAGCAAACGCCGCCTCAAGCGCGAACAGCAGCAGGTTGCTGAAGCACGCTCTCTCGACCAGGCCAGCGATATCGCTAGCACTTTCCATGCTAAAAGCCTGACTTCGCAACTGCTCAATGAAGCGCAGAATGAGCTGGAGCTTTCCGCAGGCGTGGAAGATAACGAAGGCATTAAAGAACGTACCGGTTTCCGCCTTGAGCGTCGCGTGGCGCAGGTCGGTCGCTATATGGGCCGTGGTAATGGTTATCTGGCGACTATCGGTGCAATCTCCCCGTTCGTCGGCCTGTTTGGTACCGTCTGGGGCATCATGAACAGCTTTATCGGTATTGCCCAGACGCAAACCACTAACCTGGCGGTTGTTGCTCCAGGCATCGCGGAAGCGCTGCTGGCGACGGCGATAGGCCTCTTCGCCGCGATCCCGGCTGTTGTCATCTACAACATTTTCGCCCGTATGATTGCCAGCTACAAAGCTTCCCTTGGCGATGTTGCGGCCCAGGTATTGCTGCTGCAAAGCCGTGACCTCGACCTGAGCGCCAGCGGCGTTAAGTCGGTCCGTACCGCACAGAAATTACGCGTAGGTTGA
- a CDS encoding aminotransferase-like domain-containing protein, whose translation MHDRRLAARAGELKPSAVRELLKHSKLPGVISLGGGIPAPELFDTEGLNLAVQQVMSGRFNDAFQYGLTEGYPPLRQAVSELCHARGVACPASHVYITSGSQQSLDMIARTLLDPGDAIVVERPTYLAALQVFQLAQANILSVDTDDDGMLVEQLADLLETTRVKAVYLVPTFGNPGGKTLSEARRRRVVELAKQHDFVIIEDDPYGEISFTDEVYRPLYQYAVELGCEDQVVYTSTFSKILAPGMRIGWIVMPDWLAQQTVIVKQAADLHTNMLSQVITTEYLGMNRLENQIALIREDYRKKCVALADALESRLGEHLEFSRPKGGMFLWARFRYPFDTMEWMKKTLENGVVYVPGEAFYNDNPDTRTLRLSYSTVSADGLMTAVERLAKSL comes from the coding sequence ATGCACGATCGGCGACTCGCCGCCCGCGCGGGTGAACTCAAGCCCTCCGCCGTCCGCGAACTCCTCAAGCACAGTAAACTGCCCGGTGTTATCTCTCTTGGCGGCGGCATTCCGGCCCCGGAGCTTTTTGATACCGAAGGCTTGAACCTGGCGGTGCAGCAGGTGATGAGCGGGCGCTTTAACGATGCGTTCCAGTACGGTTTGACCGAAGGCTACCCACCGCTGCGTCAGGCGGTGAGCGAACTGTGCCATGCGCGCGGCGTTGCCTGCCCGGCAAGCCATGTCTATATCACCTCAGGCTCACAGCAGTCGCTGGATATGATCGCCCGCACGCTGCTCGATCCAGGCGATGCTATCGTCGTTGAGCGCCCGACCTATCTGGCGGCGCTACAGGTCTTCCAGTTGGCGCAGGCCAATATTCTCAGCGTCGATACCGACGATGACGGCATGCTGGTTGAACAACTGGCTGACCTGCTGGAAACCACCCGCGTCAAAGCCGTTTACCTGGTGCCGACCTTCGGAAACCCCGGCGGGAAAACCCTGAGCGAAGCGCGCCGCCGCCGTGTGGTTGAACTGGCGAAGCAGCATGATTTCGTGATTATCGAAGACGATCCGTATGGTGAAATCAGCTTCACAGACGAAGTGTATCGTCCGCTGTATCAATATGCAGTTGAATTGGGTTGTGAAGATCAGGTGGTGTATACCTCCACTTTCTCCAAGATCCTCGCGCCAGGTATGCGTATTGGCTGGATCGTGATGCCGGACTGGCTGGCCCAGCAGACAGTGATCGTCAAACAGGCGGCGGATCTGCACACCAATATGCTGTCGCAGGTGATCACCACGGAATACCTGGGTATGAATCGTCTGGAAAATCAGATAGCCCTGATCCGCGAAGATTACCGCAAGAAGTGTGTGGCGCTGGCCGATGCGCTGGAATCTCGTCTTGGAGAGCATCTTGAGTTCAGCCGACCAAAAGGCGGTATGTTCCTGTGGGCCCGCTTCCGCTATCCGTTCGATACCATGGAATGGATGAAGAAAACGCTGGAAAACGGCGTGGTCTACGTGCCTGGTGAAGCGTTCTATAACGACAATCCGGATACCCGCACGCTGCGTCTGTCCTACTCTACGGTATCGGCAGACGGCCTGATGACCGCCGTTGAGCGTCTGGCGAAGTCACTGTAA
- the yghB gene encoding DedA family general envelope maintenance protein YghB yields MVVIQEIVAALWQHDFAALANPHVVGVVYLVMFATLFLENGLLPASFLPGDSLLLLAGALIAKGVMGFVPTLLILTTAASLGCWLSYIQGRWLGNTVTVKRWLGHLPDKYHQRATCMFDKHGLLALLAGRFLAFVRTLLPTMAGISGLPGRRFQFFNWLSALLWVGVVTGLGYALSMIPFVKRHEDQVMTCLMILPIVLLIAGLLGTVIVVIKKKYCSA; encoded by the coding sequence ATGGTTGTCATTCAAGAAATTGTCGCCGCGCTGTGGCAACATGATTTTGCCGCATTGGCAAACCCCCACGTTGTGGGCGTTGTATATCTGGTCATGTTCGCAACCCTATTTTTAGAAAACGGCCTGCTACCCGCCTCATTTTTACCGGGCGATAGCCTGCTGCTGCTCGCCGGGGCGCTGATTGCCAAAGGCGTGATGGGCTTTGTGCCGACTCTTCTGATTTTGACAACGGCAGCCAGTCTCGGCTGCTGGCTGAGCTATATTCAGGGTCGCTGGCTGGGTAATACCGTAACGGTTAAACGCTGGCTCGGGCATCTGCCGGATAAATATCATCAGCGGGCAACCTGCATGTTTGATAAACACGGTCTGCTGGCGCTGCTGGCGGGTCGTTTCCTGGCATTCGTGCGTACTCTGCTGCCCACCATGGCGGGGATTTCCGGACTACCAGGCCGCCGCTTCCAGTTCTTTAACTGGCTGAGCGCGCTGCTGTGGGTTGGCGTGGTTACCGGTCTGGGCTACGCGCTGAGCATGATTCCTTTCGTTAAGCGTCATGAAGATCAGGTGATGACCTGCCTGATGATCCTGCCTATTGTGCTGCTGATTGCCGGTCTACTTGGAACGGTTATCGTGGTTATCAAAAAGAAATACTGCAGCGCCTGA
- the metC gene encoding cystathionine beta-lyase → MTDKHLDTALIHAGRRKKYTQGSVNSVIQRASSLVFETVEAKKQATRNRAKGELFYGRRGTLTHFSLQEAMCELEGGAGCALFPCGAAAVANSILAFVEQGDHVLMTNTAYEPTQDFCTKILAKLGVSTSWFDPLIGGDIARLVQPNTRVVFLESPGSITMEVHDVPAIVAAVRSVAPEAIIMIDNTWAAGILFKALDFGIDISIQAGTKYLIGHSDGMVGTAVSNERCWAQLRENAYLMGQMLDADTAYMTSRGLRTLGVRLRQHHESSLHIAEWLAQQPQVAHVNHPALPGSKGHEFWKRDFTGSSGLFSFVLNKRLTDAELSAYLDHFSLFSMAYSWGGFESLILANQPEQIAAIRPDAEVDFSGTLIRVHIGLENVTDLLDDLAAGFARIV, encoded by the coding sequence ATGACTGATAAACATCTTGATACTGCGCTGATCCACGCTGGCCGCCGTAAAAAGTATACTCAGGGCTCGGTAAACAGCGTGATTCAGCGCGCGTCATCGCTGGTTTTCGAAACCGTCGAAGCCAAAAAACAGGCCACCCGTAACCGGGCTAAAGGCGAGCTGTTTTACGGTCGTCGCGGCACCCTGACTCATTTCTCTCTGCAAGAAGCGATGTGCGAGCTAGAAGGCGGTGCAGGCTGTGCCCTTTTCCCTTGCGGCGCAGCGGCGGTCGCCAATAGCATCCTGGCCTTTGTCGAGCAGGGCGATCATGTTCTGATGACCAACACCGCCTACGAACCGACCCAGGATTTTTGCACTAAAATCCTCGCTAAACTTGGCGTAAGCACCAGTTGGTTTGACCCATTGATCGGCGGCGATATCGCTCGCCTGGTGCAGCCCAACACCCGAGTGGTATTTCTGGAATCCCCCGGCTCCATCACCATGGAAGTTCATGATGTTCCGGCAATCGTTGCGGCGGTTCGCAGCGTCGCCCCCGAAGCCATCATCATGATCGACAACACCTGGGCGGCGGGCATACTGTTTAAAGCGCTGGATTTCGGCATCGATATTTCTATTCAGGCCGGAACCAAATACCTGATTGGCCATTCCGACGGGATGGTCGGCACTGCGGTATCCAATGAGCGCTGTTGGGCGCAATTGCGCGAAAATGCCTACCTGATGGGGCAAATGCTGGATGCCGATACCGCCTATATGACCAGCCGCGGCCTGCGCACTTTAGGCGTACGCCTGCGTCAGCACCATGAAAGCAGCCTGCACATCGCCGAGTGGCTGGCGCAGCAACCACAGGTGGCGCACGTCAATCACCCGGCGTTGCCCGGCAGCAAAGGGCATGAGTTCTGGAAACGCGACTTCACCGGCAGCAGCGGCCTGTTCTCTTTTGTGCTCAATAAACGCCTGACCGACGCCGAACTTTCCGCCTATCTGGACCACTTCAGCTTGTTCAGCATGGCCTACTCCTGGGGTGGGTTTGAATCACTGATTTTAGCCAACCAGCCGGAGCAAATCGCCGCGATCCGCCCGGATGCTGAAGTCGATTTCAGCGGCACCCTAATTCGCGTTCACATCGGGTTAGAAAATGTTACCGATCTGCTGGATGATTTAGCGGCGGGCTTTGCGCGTATCGTGTAG
- the exbD gene encoding TonB system transport protein ExbD — translation MAMHFNENLDDNGEMHDINVTPFIDVMLVLLIIFMVAAPLATVDVKVNLPASSSQPQPRPEKPIYLSVKADKTMFLGNDPITEESMITSLDVLTEGKKDTTVFFRADKTVDYETMMKVMDTLHQAGYLKIGLVGEETVKAK, via the coding sequence ATGGCAATGCATTTTAACGAAAACCTCGATGATAACGGCGAAATGCATGACATCAACGTGACGCCGTTTATCGACGTCATGCTGGTGCTGCTGATCATCTTTATGGTGGCGGCTCCGCTCGCTACCGTAGACGTGAAGGTGAATCTCCCGGCGTCTTCCAGCCAGCCGCAGCCGCGCCCTGAAAAGCCTATTTATCTGTCGGTGAAAGCGGATAAAACCATGTTCCTCGGTAATGACCCGATCACTGAAGAGAGCATGATTACGTCGCTGGATGTTCTGACTGAAGGCAAGAAAGACACGACGGTCTTCTTCCGCGCGGATAAAACCGTGGATTACGAGACGATGATGAAAGTTATGGATACTTTGCATCAGGCGGGCTATCTGAAGATTGGTCTGGTGGGCGAAGAAACCGTAAAAGCAAAATAG